The genomic segment AAGAAAGCAAAGGCAGCCAAGCCTAAAGTCGCCAAACCCAAGGCTACCAAAGCCAAAAGAGCCGCTCCCAAGAAGAAGTGAAGGGACAGCTGCTGATTTCTAAACTTTTGAGAACAAAGGCTCTTTTAAGAGCCACCCACTGATCTCAGAAATAGAGCTTTATCTTCTTTAAATTGTACTTCACCTAAACGATAATTTTGCACTCCAGAAACGTGTGTTATGTAGGGTGGGGCGTACACAGACACTGCTAAGTGTTTCCTCCCATCATTATTGTATGTTTACTGGTATTTCTTGTAAAATAAGATGTATTACGACATAGAGGaaacaaatgaataataataatgaaatcgAAAAAAACTAATAGTCTATGCCTTAAAGATGTAACGTTTTAATAGATAAGAGAAAATGTTTAATAAGCATATAGCACACTTTATTGTCAGGCAAAGTATTGCGTATAAACATTTTAATAGGAAATGTTCATCCCGCCATCATTCAACATTTGGGAGGTTCAGTCCTTCGATTTGATTGGACAACATCACATGAACGGGGGCAGCCAATTAACTTGCTGTATGTCGTATAAGTGAAGGAGCCCAGAAAAAAGAGTACTATTGTTTGTCAGACTTCTGCGCGTGGTGAGGAAATGAGTGGTAGAGGCAAAACCGGTGGCAAAGCTCGCGCTAAGGCCAAGACTCGTTCTTCCAGGGCTGGCTTGCAGTTCCCTGTCGGCCGTGTCCACAGGCTGCTCCGTAAAGGTAACTATGCTGAGCGAGTTGGTGCTGGAGCTCCAGTCTATTTGGCTGCTGTGCTCGAGTATCTCACTGCTGAAATCCTGGAGTTGGCTGGTAACGCTGCCCGCGACAACAAGAAGACGCGCATCATTCCTCGTCATCTGCAGCTTGCTGTTCGTAACGACGAGGAGCTGAACAAACTGCTGGGCCGTGTGACTATCGCTCAGGGCGGCGTGCTGCCCAATATCCAGGCTGTGCTGCTGCCCAAGAAGACCGAGAAGCCGGCGAAGACCAAGTAAACTGGGCATCTTGGACTTCCGTTAACCACCAAAAGGCTCTTTTAAGAGCCACCATTTTTTCCCAAGAGGGCCAAAATCTTATGGTTGTGAAGACGTCAGTCGATCGTGTTTTTGCATTACTTTTATGGTTTTCGATGTATTAAATGCATAGTGTAGGTTTCTAAAGTTCCGCAAATTACCCAGGACAGCGTTTTTATCTGAAAATGCACAGGGTTCTGGCCATGAAAGCTGGACTAACGTGGAGTCACCCCCCAAAAtacatcatgttttttttttttttctttttggactGCGTCGAGGCGAGTAAAGGTCTTCCATTACATTCGTAATGGACATTTTCATTCTCATTCCCCAGTTGCACTTCATCTGTATATTAACACGAGATTCAgtttataaaaagaaaaaatcagTTTTGCATATCTATTTGTATATTTACGTCGTGTACATACACTATTCATTGCGGAATACATCGTATCACTTTATCACTCATTATTCTGTCCCATACGTACACTTTACAATACATTTTGTGGATGCAATTTACTAACAGCCAGAAGCTTCCATTTGGTGGTCATGTTTTTCATGCCTCTGGATATATATACAGTTTGTTGCAACGTTCGTAATTTCCATAGTGACAGCTGAAAAGGTCGGGGGCGTATTTGACTTTGTGCGCCATTCAAGCTCTTCATCCAATAAGGAGATGAGCAAAGACATCAACGTACCAATGGATGCGTGGAATAAACTCAACCAATCAAAGCGGCTCAGTATTGCTTTAAAAGTTCGTGTCGCAGTAAAGAAATCTACAGTTTTCTTTGAGAAGTAGAAAAAAGTTATAAGCATGGCAAGAACCAAGCAGACCGCGCGTAAGTCTACTGGCGGCAAAGCCCCCAGGAAGCAGCTGGCTACCAAAGCGGCACGTAAAAGTGCTCCGGCCACTGGCGGCGTCAAGAAGCCTCATAGATACCGGCCCGGAACCGTGGCTCTGCGAGAGATCCGGCGTTATCAGAAGTCCACCGAGCTGCTGATCCGCAAGCTGCCCTTCCAGCGTCTGGTGAGGGAAATCGCTCAGGATTTCAAGACCGACCTGCGCTTCCAGAGCTCGGCTGTTATGGCGCTGCAGGAGGCAAGCGAGGCGTATCTGGTCGGTCTGTTTGAGGACACCAATCTGTGCGCCATTCATGCCAAGCGAGTGACCATCATGCCTAAAGATATTCAGCTGGCTCGCCGTATCCGTGGTGAACGTGCTTAAATTGGTTTTAAGTTTAAACAAAACCGAAACAAAGGCTCTTTTAAGAGCCACCTCAAGGATCACGGAAGTGCAAAATTTTGTCTTCGTTTTATTTATCTCACAAAGTGTTTTTCTTCTTAGATTATACAAGGTCCTATTTGGAAACAAAACTGGTGATTGCTTGGAACTAGATGCAGAGCTCAATTCAAGTGACAAACGCAAGATGTATGCATGACCTAGATgtaaattttatattgacagtaTCACATTGTATATTAAGCAGGAGGCTGTAATACTTCAGTTAAACAGTTCGGGGTACAGAGGGGTGGAAAAAGTGCAGGGTGGGTGATGAATGGCAGGAGTTACTTGTGACAGATGGGTATCAGCAAGAGTGAAAGGGAAGGTTTGAAAggttggagatggtggaatggCAAAAAGGAGGCAGAGTAAAAATTTCTATTGGGAGTGATAAGGATGGGCAGGATTATGAATGAGTATTTTAAAGGGGCGCATCAGGTTGGATGGTTTTTAATCAAAGCCAGAGAGGCTAGATTGCGTTGGTTTGGACATGTACAGAGGAGAGATACTGGCTAAGGGAGGTCTATTGGTCTGGTgagagaggacatgcaggtggtTAATGTGAAAGAGGAAGATGTAGAGGTAAATTAAATCAGATGGTCTGCAAGGTTTCATACAATGTTTTGCATATACCATATTCATATCAAAGCACCACATATCGCGGGTACACTTGCCACTGCACTGAATCAGAACAGTCCAAAGAACATAAAAGGTGTAACCTCACTGCTTAATGTACTTTAAGCAACATGCTGTTTACTGGCCAGTATTATGTAATGAGAACAAAGTTGATTATTAgttcaaacaaaaatgttatttttaaggCTAGTAgattatttacttgctgaataTTGCAATTTGATCTCTGCCACTAAGCTGTATATTTAAAGTTACTTCATCTGCAGTATTAGGCAGCAGGCCTCAACAATTTGGAAACAAAAAGAGACCGAGGGTTGTATCTGAGATTTTGAAAAGCAAAGAAAGAAGTGGACATAACCTAGGTCAGGTGTGTTGCGCGCTCCTTGGTGTTGAGAGCTTAATATTCTACACAGCCTTGAAATGGACCGATAATTTACAAGGAAATCTACTTCCTGCAGAACTTTGTAGCTCAATTTCTGGATAAATATCCTCCATGTGCTTGGGCAGAAAACTTCCTAGTCTCATTATAAAAGTATCCACATGTCTTTCACATTCCAGCTTCAGAAGCGGAAAAAGGCCAGAATCATGTTCGCCTTGAAAAGAGGCAAAAAACACGAAGTATACAAAGATAACTGAACCATCTTCAGTGAGCGGAAACGACCAATCAGCCCGAAGTTGCTGCATGGTTTCAATCAGGTAGGGCTTATGTGTATAACAGAACATGGACGACGTAAGCTTCAATTGCTTTCGCTTTGAACGCAGAATTAACTATGTCTGGTCGTGGAAAAGGAGGAAAGGGGCTTGGAAAGGGAGGCGCTAAGCGCCATCGCAAAGTCCTTCGTGACAATATCCAGGGTATTACTAAGCCAGCTATTCGCCGTCTTGCCCGCCGAGGTGGTGTCAAACGTATCTCCGGTCTGATCTATGAAGAAACCCGTGGTGTGCTGAAGGTGTTCCTGGAGAACGTCATTCGCGACGCCGTTACCTACACCGAACACGCCAAGAGGAAGACCGTCACCGCCATGGATGTCGTGTACGCTCTCAAGCGCCAGGGCCGCACTCTGTACGGCTTCGGCGGTTAAGCGTGAGAGCAACAGCGAGTGAACCTACGCACCCAAAGGCTCTTTTCAGAGCCACCCACTTCGTTCTAAAAAGGCAAATGGTCATGTACGTGGTAATATGTTAGGGGATATGTGCGTATGTATGCGTGCATGTATGTGTTACACCCAATTAGCTTTCGTGATCAAGTAGAAATAGTTTTACATCGCTATATCTGCCAGACAAGTAGTTTTAGCGACACCTTTAATGCAATTACGTCAGCAGCGAGAAATTACCGCTGCTGCAGGCTTTGTAGCAAAGTTGTGGGTGGAAAGATCTCAAAAAGATTTCGGACTATTTGATGAAACGGGACAGAGTGAAGTTGCATTTTATTCGGCGTCAATTACTCTGAGTTGGGGTAGGAGCTGCTCCGCTTCTCGGTGGTAGTTTCTCATCTGGACTGCTTTCCAGCCACAGGGATACTTAGGCAAGTTGGCGTACTTTAAAAAGGATACATGAGATCGTTTTTAAATCGGTTAGCCGACAGTTGCCGTTTTACTTTGTAAATTTCCGTAAATATAACATGCTTCTATTTTGTAATAGACACAAGCTTCATGCGTAAGAAATGGGTTTCGCGATAGTAGCGCTTCTGAGCCAATAGAGTTTGAATGTTATCGGGCGGTCTTTCAGCGCCCAGTAGCGTTCTTTACCATCCCTGCCTAATTTGCATATGGCCTAAATATAAGGAGGTCGAGTAAGCGGCAAGTCATTCTTCTTGTGTTAAAGGACAGAAGATATGCCTGAGCCAGCGAAGTCTGCGCCCAAAAAGGGCTCGAAGAAGGCAGTGACGAAGACTGCCGGAAAGGGGGGAAAGAAGCGCAGGAGATCCAGGAAGGAGAGCTACGCCATTTACGTGTACAAGGTCCTGAAGCAGGTTCATCCGGACACGGGTATTTCTTCCAAGGCCATGGGTATCATGAATTCTTTCGTCAATGATATCTTCGAGCGCATTGCCGGTGAGGCGTCCCGCCTGGCTCACTACAACAAGCGTTCCACCATCACTTCCAGGGAGATCCAGACAGCCGTGCGCCTTCTGCTTCCTGGTGAGTTGGCCAAGCATGCTGTGTCTGAGGGAACCAAGGCTGTCACCAAGTACACCAGCTCCAAGTAAAGCCCCTGCCGCTTTGCAAAAGAAACCAAAGGCTCTTTTAAGAGCCACCCACAAAGTCAGAAAGGAGTAGACGCTGTTAAGTAACTTCTCTATGTATAAGTTGAATGAACATGAAATACGTGTTACAATTTAACACAAGCATCGATTCGGTCTGTCACAATTATTTGTCTGCTAAATAGTATCGAATAAAATTTCCTCTGTTACTTGGCAATATGGAAACACGTTACAGAACGAAAACGCAATTGTTTGTCAGTATTGCAGAGCTTAAATATCACTACGACAAAACTGCAACGCAAATACATCTCTAAAAGGACTTATGGTTTCACTGAATCGCCCTAAAATGCTAGATTCGCCATAGATATGTGCAATTTAAGCTTTCGGAGTAGCTTAGCCTTTTTTTCATCAATTTGAATCAATTTACTTGCTTTATTACTTTAGCGGTGGTTATTTTGACGAATTGGAGAGGATAGTTAGCCCTCTCACTTAACCGCATCATCTTGCATACTTACTCTATTAGCTTTAAAATACGTGAATCCTttgtttggcaagatagggaaaaaaagacatatatacgaaatacaggccactcCCACAGCAGGGTGTTGTAGGGTCCCTGTTACCCTAGCAGATTTAGGGGGTCCAGTACTTTACAGAGACTcttgaatatataaaaatatacataagATTGGGCAGGGGGCCCAGAATTCATATGTACAACTCTGGGTGTGAGATAACAGCAGCCTCCAGCAAACCAGTGTCATCCTGTGATTTCTTTATCAGACAAATATATACTGTGAGCCGAAATGAGCCGCACCTTGGACCTGGGCTGGAGATTCCTGGTTGTCATGGCGATTAATCTCTGCTCCTATACAGTATTTACTCAATGGCATCAAGTTGGTTTTGACATCAGGGACTTGTGAAAATAGCGTTTATAACAGAGGTGGCTGCTCCACAGAGGTAGAGAAGGTATCTGCTTTTTACTTGAAATTAAATTATGAAACAAGTAACTTTGAAATAACACATTACTAGTTCTGTAatttaaaacacattttcagtGTTATTTAGATATATTTAGTATtgtaatattacaaaatgtataaCCTTCTTACCCACTCAATGTATTTGGCCACCTGTCACCACTGATACAACCAGCTTGGGTGACAGAGGCAGTTACCAGGAGAAGATAGAACATacgctatattgccaaaagtattgggacacctgccttcgCACACaactgaactttaatgacatcccattcttaatacagagatatacaggccacgccccctggggtGGTGAGTGGCGCTGCCGGCTAAGCCTTTGtgtctatgatcagaaggttgctggttcaagcctcagGCAGAGCAGTATCTGTTTTTGCGTCACATcacccggcagatcattatcATGAACCCTTAAGGGCATTgggttggaggatggatggtggCACGACGCCCTGAGTGACGGGGCCTGTGGTTAAGTAGGTCCCTGGTTCGAACCTCGGCAGATCACGTGTGTTTTTGCGTCACGTCACCCGGCAGACCATTATCATGAACCCATAAGGGAGTTTGGTCAGAGGATGGATGGTAGCGCGACGTACTGAGTGACCGTACCCGTGATTGAAAAGATCACTGGTTctagcccagccttggccgaatAGTCACAGGGTAGACcctagagcaagggccttaactctaacacacAGAGACATGTGTGTCAATCTGTTCTTTGGCAagataggaaaaaaaacacatatatacgaaatataggccacaccccctggggtggcgagtggcgctgcagacTAAGCCTctatatctgtgatcagaaagtcgctggttcaagcccagccttggccaaaTAGTCACAGCGCACATCCTAGAGCATGGGCCTCAACTCCAACACGTACAGACAGGTGCtacgtgtgtgaatcctttatttggcaagatagggaataaaaagacatatatacgaaattcaggccacacccccccggggtggcgagtggcgctgcaggctaagcctctgtatctgtgatccgaaggtcgctggttcaagcccagccttggcagaataatAACAGAGCAAAGGCCTTAACTCTAACGCATAGAGACAGGtgctacatgtgtgtgaatactttgtttggcaagataggggaaaaaagacatataCACGAAATTCAGGCCACACCCCCCCGGGGTgacgagtggcgctgcaggctaagcctctgtatctgtgatccgaaggtcgctggttcaagcccagccttggcagaataatCGCAGAGCAAAGGCCTTAACTCTAACGCATAGAGACAGGtgctacatgtgtgtgaatactttgtttggcaagataggggaaaaaagacatatatacgaaatacaggccacaccccccggggtggcgagtggcgctgcaggctaagcctctgtatctgtgatccgaaggtcgctggttcaagcccagccttggcagaataatCGCAGAGCAAAGGCCTTAACTCTAACGCATAGAGACAGgtgttacatgtgtgtgaatactttgtttggcaagataggggaaaaaagacatatatacgaaatacagacCACTCCCACAGGAATGgagagtggcgctgcaggctaagcctctgtatctgtgatcagagggttgctggttcaagtccagccttggccagATAGTCACAgggcatttttttctttttccaaaaaatttttttgaaaaatggacTGGTGGGTGGCTaatcctctgtgcttgtgatcgagtcagtgtgctcgagcctgccctcagcacaatagttacagggcaggccctcgagcacactgactgatcctgcagtgcaatctctctctctctcactccaccacactccacacacacacaccacacactccacacacaccatgcactcctcCACACCACAGGGCCAGTCAGTGCTTTCAAGGGTCTGCCCAGCAACCACGCTGCTGAGGGCGGGCTcgaaccaccaacctcaactTTCCGATCATAAGCACAGCGACTTAGCCCAGTGAGCCACGCACCAGTCCCATTCAGCCAGGCTCTGAATTTAACTTTTGACTCTCAAACACGTATGGGTCAGAGCAGATCCACTTTACGGATCTGTGGCGATTTCTGAGCAACTATTTATCCGGATCCGGTTCAGACTCAACTTGCTATGTGGCCCCTTTAGTAGCAAAATTTCACAAATAGACTTATTGCactggtggcatcctatcatggtaccacgcttgaattcactgagctcctgagagcaaCCCATTCTTTCAGAAATGTTTCTAGAAGCAGCCTGCatacctaggtgcttgatttcatacacctgtggctatggaagtgattggaacacctgaattcaattatTTGGAGGGGCGTCCCAATAATTTTGGCAATATACTCTTTTTCCTTATTGTCATGTGTATCCTTACCACTGTTGTACATGTCATCCTGTTGTGTCCCTAACTATGCTACTGTGTGTGACCTCCCCCTATTTGCCTGCTGTGTGTCGCTGTGCGTTTCCTTAAGTACGATCCTTTTAAGGACGACATTAAAGGAGCAACTTTGTGTCAGTTCACGCCTCCTTACTCTTCCTCAGTCTGTCTGGCACCACAATACAAATAAAACCGACCGCAGCTCTGAAAAGTTGCGTACTACAGGCGCATGAACATCAATGTAATAGATCCAAACTCCAGACGACATGTGTCCAAACCTAAAGCGCACTTGATGCCGCATTCAGTGCAAATGTAATGAAGACGGAGGATATTTTTCATGTGTTTGCCAAAAGCACGACAAACTAGCTCCTACTCCAGTTTCAGTGCTGCTTCGGACGAGAAGCCCCGCCCACCCAGCAGCAACCTGTCCTCCCCCCATCAGGCCGCATACATGGAATGGCGGGATGGCGACTATGAGCACAAGAGCAACTCGTCCTACGAGAAGGACAGCCCCAGCTTTGCCGAATCGCAGTTTCCAGCAGGCAGCTCACGCTTACCAGAACAGCAGCTCACCAGCGACAGTGCCGGACTCCccgcagggaacgacccaggatgggggtgtCAGTGCATCtcggggcacaaggcgggggacgaCCCGGGACGGGGGGCGTCAAAgcatctcagggcacaaggcgggggacgaCCCGGGACGGGGGCGTCAA from the Brienomyrus brachyistius isolate T26 chromosome 19, BBRACH_0.4, whole genome shotgun sequence genome contains:
- the LOC125714377 gene encoding histone H2B isoform X2, with translation MVMTEDMPEPAKSAPKKGSKKAVTKTAGKGGKKRRRSRKESYAIYVYKVLKQVHPDTGISSKAMGIMNSFVNDIFERIAGEASRLAHYNKRSTITSREIQTAVRLLLPGELAKHAVSEGTKAVTKYTSSK
- the LOC125714377 gene encoding histone H2B isoform X1 yields the protein MVMTEDMPEPAKSAPKKGSKKAVTKTAGKGGKKRRRSRKESYAIYVYKVLKQVHPDTGISSKAMGIMNSFVNDIFERIAGEASRLAHYNKRSTITSREIQTAVRLLLPGELAKHAVSEGTKAVTKYTSSK
- the LOC125714377 gene encoding histone H2B 1/2 isoform X3; the protein is MPEPAKSAPKKGSKKAVTKTAGKGGKKRKRTRKESYAIYVYKVLKQVHPDTGISSKAMGIMNSFVNDIFERIAGEASRLAHYNKRSTITSREIQTAVRLLLPGELAKHAVSEGTKAVTKYTSSK
- the LOC125714392 gene encoding histone H4, with protein sequence MSGRGKGGKGLGKGGAKRHRKVLRDNIQGITKPAIRRLARRGGVKRISGLIYEETRGVLKVFLENVIRDAVTYTEHAKRKTVTAMDVVYALKRQGRTLYGFGG
- the LOC125714375 gene encoding histone H3, with translation MARTKQTARKSTGGKAPRKQLATKAARKSAPATGGVKKPHRYRPGTVALREIRRYQKSTELLIRKLPFQRLVREIAQDFKTDLRFQSSAVMALQEASEAYLVGLFEDTNLCAIHAKRVTIMPKDIQLARRIRGERA
- the LOC125714384 gene encoding histone H2A-like; the protein is MSGRGKTGGKARAKAKTRSSRAGLQFPVGRVHRLLRKGNYAERVGAGAPVYLAAVLEYLTAEILELAGNAARDNKKTRIIPRHLQLAVRNDEELNKLLGRVTIAQGGVLPNIQAVLLPKKTEKPAKTK